One genomic region from Tachysurus fulvidraco isolate hzauxx_2018 chromosome 14, HZAU_PFXX_2.0, whole genome shotgun sequence encodes:
- the ubox5 gene encoding RING finger protein 37 isoform X2: protein MIQKLKKGKHQLKPTKELCADGYDVSNLLSRDPAALRLGCRLEYFLRPPLHVTLHFQVKVDLYRVDVELLPSGNASRKLEVLTCSEVKPANTQENDHDGGQFKLVGRCELRDEVLSCFKNPNFRLRAPFLECPPDPPSHAREQELWSRGSQSLSSVAKLRISVPYVGASSVIGIKSLAVWGVPSRCCSISEIEQFQKAHYDSLQPKHSNFSINLPVSTSAKSHMSDNASSETNLPDEFLDPLTQELMVLPMILPSGIVIDNSTLEEYEKQEAIWGRMPNDPFTGVPFTKDSKPLPNPLLKNRIDSLLLQTGHTGIRSKNSLLNNPRPSRLICASASQPDLAVQGSQADAQTQQHYSVCTERTSPPAQMLQKHSINEEKNHSRLTKSLSRTFADRQELILKSTSGTNIRKENIGQSKKAQSSFSSTSEHLIATFSSPMTKMPRTDAGIDLPTETNSHEERLSQSLDQALSSALYGLPTYTSQSNLEPETTGGQGRCGSCACSLTIYSPSPATYSLPCGHLLCRQCLEHEHTLRTQRLTITCPTCQAPVSPSTIMRVHH from the exons CTCTGTGCAGATGGCTACGATGTTTCCAATCTTCTGTCTAGGGACCCAGCAGCTTTGCGACTAGGTTGCAGGCTGGAGTACTTCCTCCGTCCTCCACTACATGTGACCCTGCACTTCCAAGTGAAGGTCGATTTATACCGTGTGGATGTTGAACTTTTGCCCAGTGGTAATGCCTCTAGGAAGCTTGAGGTTCTTACCTGCTCTGAGGTAAAACCTGCTAATACCCAAGAAAATGATCATGATGGAGGACAATTTAAGCTTGTGGGACGTTGTGAGCTGAGAGACGAAGTGCTCTCGTGTTTTAAAAATCCAAATTTTAGACTCCGAGCTCCCTTCCTTGAGTGCCCACCTGACCCTCCATCCCATGCAAGGGAGCAGGAGCTCTGGAGCCGGGGATCTCAGTCCCTTAGCTCAGTGGCTAAACTTCGTATCTCTGTCCCCTATGTTGGGGCTTCTTCAGTGATAGGAATCAAGTCTTTGGCAGTATGGGGTGTTCCTTCTCGCTGTTGTTCTATTTCAGAAATTGAACAATTTCAGAAGGCCCATTACGACAGCTTGCAACCAAAGCATTCTaatttttcaattaatttacCTGTTTCTACCTCAGCAAAATCTCATATGTCAGACAATGCTTCCTCTGAAACAAATTTGCCTGATGAATTTCTGGACCCGCTGACTCAGGAGCTTATGGTTCTGCCTATGATCTTGCCGAGTGGAATAGTTATAGACAATAGCACTTTGGAAGAGTACGAAAAACAGGAAGCTATTTGGGGACGGATGCCTAATGACCCCTTTACTGGTGTTCCTTTTACGAAAGACTCAAAACCACTTCCTAACCCTCTCCTTAAGAATCGCATTGACAGCCTGCTGCTACAGACTGGCCACACAGGAATCAGAAGCAAGAACAGTCTACTAAACAATCCTCGACCATCCAGGCTCATTTGTGCATCAGCATCTCAACCTGATCTGGCTGTTCAGGGCTCACAAGCTGATGCGCAGACCCAGCAGCATTATTCGGTGTGTACTGAGCGCACCTCACCACCTGCACAGATGCTACAAAAACACTCAatcaatgaagaaaaaaatcatagtAGACTAACTAAGAGTTTGTCAAGAACTTTTGCAGATAGGCAAGAGCTTATATTAAAGTCCACTTCTGGAACCAATATTAGAAAGGAGAACATAGGACAGTCAAAGAAAGCTCAGTCGAGCTTTTCTTCAACTAGTGAACATTTGATAGCCACTTTTTCATCCCCCATGACCAAAATGCCAAGAACAGATGCAGGAATTGACCTCCCCACAG AAACAAACTCTCATGAGGAGCGTCTGTCTCAGAGCTTAGACCAGGCATTAAGTTCTGCTCTGTATGGTTTACCAACATATACCTCACAAAGCAACCTGGAGCCAGAAACCACAGGAG gtCAGGGCAGATGTGGGTCATGTGCCTGTTCTTTGACTATTTACTCTCCAAGCCCTGCAACGTACTCTCTTCCCTGTGGGCACCTGCTGTGCCGGCAATGTCTTGAGCATGAACACACTTTGAGGACACAGAGACTGACAATTACATGCCCTACGTGTCAAGCGCCTGTCTCACCCAGCACCATCATGAGGGTGCACCATTAA
- the ubox5 gene encoding RING finger protein 37 isoform X1, with product MVINFCLPHFKTTAQCNKLCADGYDVSNLLSRDPAALRLGCRLEYFLRPPLHVTLHFQVKVDLYRVDVELLPSGNASRKLEVLTCSEVKPANTQENDHDGGQFKLVGRCELRDEVLSCFKNPNFRLRAPFLECPPDPPSHAREQELWSRGSQSLSSVAKLRISVPYVGASSVIGIKSLAVWGVPSRCCSISEIEQFQKAHYDSLQPKHSNFSINLPVSTSAKSHMSDNASSETNLPDEFLDPLTQELMVLPMILPSGIVIDNSTLEEYEKQEAIWGRMPNDPFTGVPFTKDSKPLPNPLLKNRIDSLLLQTGHTGIRSKNSLLNNPRPSRLICASASQPDLAVQGSQADAQTQQHYSVCTERTSPPAQMLQKHSINEEKNHSRLTKSLSRTFADRQELILKSTSGTNIRKENIGQSKKAQSSFSSTSEHLIATFSSPMTKMPRTDAGIDLPTETNSHEERLSQSLDQALSSALYGLPTYTSQSNLEPETTGGQGRCGSCACSLTIYSPSPATYSLPCGHLLCRQCLEHEHTLRTQRLTITCPTCQAPVSPSTIMRVHH from the exons CTCTGTGCAGATGGCTACGATGTTTCCAATCTTCTGTCTAGGGACCCAGCAGCTTTGCGACTAGGTTGCAGGCTGGAGTACTTCCTCCGTCCTCCACTACATGTGACCCTGCACTTCCAAGTGAAGGTCGATTTATACCGTGTGGATGTTGAACTTTTGCCCAGTGGTAATGCCTCTAGGAAGCTTGAGGTTCTTACCTGCTCTGAGGTAAAACCTGCTAATACCCAAGAAAATGATCATGATGGAGGACAATTTAAGCTTGTGGGACGTTGTGAGCTGAGAGACGAAGTGCTCTCGTGTTTTAAAAATCCAAATTTTAGACTCCGAGCTCCCTTCCTTGAGTGCCCACCTGACCCTCCATCCCATGCAAGGGAGCAGGAGCTCTGGAGCCGGGGATCTCAGTCCCTTAGCTCAGTGGCTAAACTTCGTATCTCTGTCCCCTATGTTGGGGCTTCTTCAGTGATAGGAATCAAGTCTTTGGCAGTATGGGGTGTTCCTTCTCGCTGTTGTTCTATTTCAGAAATTGAACAATTTCAGAAGGCCCATTACGACAGCTTGCAACCAAAGCATTCTaatttttcaattaatttacCTGTTTCTACCTCAGCAAAATCTCATATGTCAGACAATGCTTCCTCTGAAACAAATTTGCCTGATGAATTTCTGGACCCGCTGACTCAGGAGCTTATGGTTCTGCCTATGATCTTGCCGAGTGGAATAGTTATAGACAATAGCACTTTGGAAGAGTACGAAAAACAGGAAGCTATTTGGGGACGGATGCCTAATGACCCCTTTACTGGTGTTCCTTTTACGAAAGACTCAAAACCACTTCCTAACCCTCTCCTTAAGAATCGCATTGACAGCCTGCTGCTACAGACTGGCCACACAGGAATCAGAAGCAAGAACAGTCTACTAAACAATCCTCGACCATCCAGGCTCATTTGTGCATCAGCATCTCAACCTGATCTGGCTGTTCAGGGCTCACAAGCTGATGCGCAGACCCAGCAGCATTATTCGGTGTGTACTGAGCGCACCTCACCACCTGCACAGATGCTACAAAAACACTCAatcaatgaagaaaaaaatcatagtAGACTAACTAAGAGTTTGTCAAGAACTTTTGCAGATAGGCAAGAGCTTATATTAAAGTCCACTTCTGGAACCAATATTAGAAAGGAGAACATAGGACAGTCAAAGAAAGCTCAGTCGAGCTTTTCTTCAACTAGTGAACATTTGATAGCCACTTTTTCATCCCCCATGACCAAAATGCCAAGAACAGATGCAGGAATTGACCTCCCCACAG AAACAAACTCTCATGAGGAGCGTCTGTCTCAGAGCTTAGACCAGGCATTAAGTTCTGCTCTGTATGGTTTACCAACATATACCTCACAAAGCAACCTGGAGCCAGAAACCACAGGAG gtCAGGGCAGATGTGGGTCATGTGCCTGTTCTTTGACTATTTACTCTCCAAGCCCTGCAACGTACTCTCTTCCCTGTGGGCACCTGCTGTGCCGGCAATGTCTTGAGCATGAACACACTTTGAGGACACAGAGACTGACAATTACATGCCCTACGTGTCAAGCGCCTGTCTCACCCAGCACCATCATGAGGGTGCACCATTAA